The Helicobacter mustelae genome has a segment encoding these proteins:
- a CDS encoding autotransporter outer membrane beta-barrel domain-containing protein, protein MNKKFHQPSWAEKTWANSSTNKNDCTDIANAPSIGYFKRPLRAFGSSCFIASTLAFTLQTALAQASTTTSNAPITIDSDKKEIPETINITTPNQTAIEFKPTSATTNPITAHLKQNTSTVTVTSSVTTGTNTGIGLASDAQSDVGLIITGKNNTTSSGGGGTATTPSTSDGSILFKGFKAGDKIINFTGGSLTFDKVSIAVDGQSTTATQPQARSADSSAGASGGTLASGASYGIYNGPAASSGGSGSSNGATGLIYNFGTTTFTNIQGKEGRTGGGGVIRNPGTATTPDSQNGESGGSAIGVWMANNATFSGVLKFANIQGGNAGAAINGGKGGNGGNAIGIQGNDTSNVALHFGNGTASSDGGTKQTSTANQIIFEKLIAGNGGAGNTGTSGDGGNAIGIFLGEQSKGITLAGRGQILFGHMEQGDTSAGAETGKNGGVYIIKNDSTTTAGSGASGGAPTPVNSNVGGGNLTIEDGAQIVVGSMPTGSTNANTYTGIVVNTTDPSFVSQFQFGSKNSTLVIRTKESGSLVGMNITQGAVQAQGNFLAGGAPNTTESVENTVVSGISIHSGGALFSDRAGSNDNILYVFADGFLGNAGSSVKGESTTGGIGGGGGSAIGIALKGGTLGSGKFDLIVKGGDGGNGGSGQMGGRGGNATAISNEGNSKIINSNIQVGTLEAGQGGKTGNGSDGSASGARTGSSGAAYVLQNLSGTLTMQNSTITVGVKPIPGFEAIIQDEMGKYIYDFGSGSAKTIASFSSSDLSSGGSDSASSTKAPANPSLAGVLLGTGKTTFQGNAEFTVANTKGVAVGILGVATPPSAPTASKPTPAPAPQTQPSDQGPTGSSGSTGVQSGEAGRSDATSGQTAQTTQGSQDSTTTTLAQTERVAPPAALIPNTSTTLVLGGENETIPTQLTFNLSGEKSDSGAGNAAGNSDGATPFYSYGVLVKENHTLNLAGRGTIVFTSLGSNGAVIAVGVGGNDVTSSNGATKDPSTNGGGSLIIKEGVRIIAGSAGPSVKDGNPVIYSNLSGANYQFGNSSNNTVILANGGASSKLVGLGVAQSADISGNLEVKNAASNSNGSGSFTGISLAGAKAELNVVGATAIAVSGNPTVSVVQGGGAQSTRAVVLAGAGQTSNINVVGIRGGGNITLNDNLALLLIGNTARGIDPDGGALKLSAGPASTTGAKTGSTDVRQLIIHATSTKAGSAGPVIVDGSVGTLIVGKNVSIVGSNNTSAVSFSTTAGNGKDSSGSTGSNNTQASLYGNVANAQFKLGNTILDSNNYGIYAAQNTNISLAANTTLNITAQQAFGAANNANLNVALVNRSVIEIHGQGGTINTLSSDKDTYGAVVSLAGNKQERSINTTFRTLTIKNITANHVDFKVMGTTKDLGTGKNNAFASIEDIGKTTTAAGTGKTQGSTSTVVVAGGSDRIIIEGANQNSTASTPNGGASDSTKAADSGNGFQRISVTQPGSFSVSGALATPAPSATQTPANVLNETLSIGFINANSSSKSPQYAVLAEVKNGAANSVIFNGLNKQGDTTKITSIQGFDQGIFTLGRKDVNGNAYYYTNLADRTISLMAGARDATLAALASGYQLYLANINSLNKRLGELRNNPNANGLWIRLFNGEQVTRFAVDSKSLYTTLQGGYDYAFGSEGANNYLGFAISYANAITSTKNFVFENQVFGLKDGNSNALEIALYNSYVQDGASKDTKWLNGFYSDSVIKLSIISTSLQMQGQNNKYNTNNAAFTFSEEIGYRFLLGENNEWYITPQGEVALGYFNSNQFTQALNNNTLFGKQEAIITVRTRAGASFGYKFDKFTEGKGFKSEIYLGTFYRGTYISGGQVNLVSAYSATTLTPFVSGNGFLLNLGTNFLIKDHHRVYIDLERSFGGSFITNYQFNVGYRYSFGENKKYKPRIGVQTPNSIKKDESST, encoded by the coding sequence ATGAATAAAAAATTCCATCAACCTTCTTGGGCGGAGAAAACCTGGGCAAATAGCAGCACAAATAAAAATGATTGCACAGATATAGCCAATGCTCCTAGTATAGGCTATTTCAAAAGGCCCTTAAGGGCCTTTGGCTCCTCTTGCTTCATCGCCTCTACGTTGGCATTTACTCTACAAACTGCTTTGGCTCAAGCAAGCACTACCACAAGCAATGCCCCCATTACCATTGACTCTGATAAGAAAGAAATTCCTGAAACGATTAATATCACTACTCCCAATCAAACAGCCATTGAATTCAAACCTACAAGCGCTACAACAAATCCTATTACAGCGCATTTAAAACAAAATACCTCTACAGTAACAGTGACAAGTAGTGTTACTACAGGGACAAATACAGGAATTGGCCTGGCTAGTGATGCGCAATCCGATGTTGGACTTATCATTACGGGTAAAAATAATACTACTAGCAGTGGAGGAGGTGGCACAGCCACCACCCCAAGCACTAGTGATGGCAGCATATTATTTAAAGGATTCAAAGCAGGGGATAAAATCATCAATTTTACTGGAGGGAGTCTGACCTTTGATAAGGTTTCTATAGCTGTTGATGGGCAGAGCACAACTGCCACACAACCCCAAGCACGCAGTGCAGACTCTTCCGCTGGGGCTAGCGGAGGGACTCTAGCTAGTGGTGCGAGTTATGGGATCTACAATGGTCCAGCAGCTAGCAGTGGAGGAAGTGGCAGCAGCAATGGCGCAACTGGCCTGATTTACAACTTTGGTACTACTACTTTTACAAACATCCAAGGAAAAGAGGGAAGAACTGGAGGCGGGGGTGTAATACGCAATCCTGGCACTGCCACTACTCCCGATTCTCAAAATGGGGAGAGCGGAGGATCTGCCATCGGAGTATGGATGGCAAATAATGCGACTTTTTCTGGAGTACTGAAGTTTGCAAACATTCAAGGAGGGAATGCTGGAGCTGCGATTAATGGAGGCAAGGGAGGCAATGGAGGCAATGCTATTGGGATCCAGGGTAATGATACTTCGAATGTAGCTCTTCACTTTGGAAATGGTACTGCTAGTAGTGATGGTGGTACTAAGCAAACTAGTACGGCCAATCAAATTATTTTTGAAAAACTCATTGCTGGCAATGGGGGCGCTGGTAATACAGGGACTAGTGGTGATGGTGGCAATGCTATTGGGATTTTTTTGGGTGAGCAGAGCAAGGGCATTACCCTTGCTGGTAGGGGACAGATTCTCTTTGGGCATATGGAGCAAGGGGATACATCAGCAGGGGCAGAGACGGGAAAAAATGGCGGTGTGTACATCATCAAAAATGATAGCACAACTACTGCTGGCAGTGGGGCTAGTGGAGGAGCCCCCACTCCTGTGAATAGTAATGTTGGCGGGGGGAATCTGACAATCGAGGATGGTGCCCAGATTGTTGTAGGGAGTATGCCAACAGGAAGCACAAATGCAAATACCTATACAGGGATTGTTGTGAATACTACTGATCCTTCTTTCGTCTCTCAATTTCAATTTGGTAGCAAAAATTCTACTTTGGTTATCAGAACAAAAGAAAGCGGATCTTTGGTCGGAATGAATATTACTCAGGGTGCTGTGCAAGCTCAGGGAAATTTTTTAGCTGGTGGTGCACCCAATACAACGGAGTCTGTGGAGAATACAGTGGTCAGCGGTATCAGCATTCATAGTGGCGGTGCACTCTTCTCTGATAGAGCAGGAAGCAATGATAATATATTGTATGTTTTTGCAGATGGTTTTCTTGGCAACGCAGGGAGCAGTGTAAAAGGTGAAAGCACCACAGGAGGAATTGGAGGAGGTGGGGGAAGTGCCATAGGCATCGCGCTCAAAGGTGGGACACTTGGTAGTGGAAAATTTGATCTGATTGTCAAGGGTGGCGATGGTGGAAATGGAGGAAGTGGGCAGATGGGAGGGAGGGGTGGCAATGCTACTGCGATCTCTAATGAAGGAAATAGCAAGATTATAAACTCTAACATACAAGTTGGAACCCTTGAAGCAGGGCAAGGTGGAAAAACTGGAAATGGAAGCGATGGAAGTGCTAGTGGGGCTAGAACTGGAAGCAGTGGCGCTGCATATGTACTCCAAAATCTCTCTGGCACGCTCACAATGCAAAATAGCACGATTACTGTGGGAGTAAAACCAATTCCTGGTTTTGAAGCAATCATCCAGGATGAAATGGGAAAATATATCTATGATTTTGGTAGTGGAAGTGCTAAAACCATTGCTAGCTTTTCTTCTAGTGATCTTTCCTCTGGAGGAAGTGATTCTGCAAGCTCTACTAAAGCACCCGCAAATCCAAGTCTTGCTGGTGTGCTACTAGGTACTGGCAAAACAACCTTCCAAGGAAATGCAGAGTTTACTGTTGCTAATACTAAGGGAGTGGCCGTTGGTATTTTGGGTGTTGCTACTCCTCCTTCTGCACCCACAGCGAGCAAGCCTACACCCGCTCCTGCACCTCAAACTCAACCCAGCGATCAGGGTCCTACTGGAAGTAGTGGAAGCACTGGAGTTCAAAGTGGTGAAGCTGGAAGATCGGATGCAACTAGCGGGCAGACCGCTCAAACTACGCAAGGGAGTCAAGATTCCACTACCACTACTTTGGCACAAACAGAGAGAGTAGCGCCTCCCGCAGCGCTAATTCCTAATACAAGCACTACGCTTGTATTAGGTGGGGAAAATGAAACAATTCCAACGCAACTTACCTTTAATCTCTCTGGTGAGAAATCTGACAGTGGTGCTGGCAATGCAGCAGGAAATAGCGATGGCGCTACCCCATTTTATAGCTATGGTGTTTTAGTGAAGGAGAATCACACTCTAAACCTTGCAGGTAGAGGAACAATTGTCTTTACCAGTCTTGGAAGCAATGGAGCAGTAATTGCCGTAGGAGTGGGGGGCAATGATGTAACTTCTTCAAATGGCGCAACAAAGGATCCCTCAACTAACGGTGGAGGTTCTCTCATCATCAAAGAAGGCGTGCGCATCATCGCAGGTAGTGCAGGACCAAGTGTTAAGGATGGGAATCCTGTGATTTATAGCAATCTTTCAGGTGCGAACTATCAATTTGGAAATAGTAGTAATAATACCGTTATCCTTGCTAATGGTGGCGCTAGCTCTAAGCTAGTGGGGCTTGGTGTAGCACAGAGCGCTGATATTAGCGGGAATCTAGAAGTCAAAAATGCTGCTAGTAATAGCAATGGAAGTGGAAGTTTTACGGGGATTTCTTTGGCGGGAGCAAAGGCGGAATTGAATGTTGTAGGCGCTACTGCGATTGCGGTAAGTGGAAATCCTACTGTCTCGGTTGTTCAAGGTGGCGGTGCTCAGTCTACTAGGGCTGTTGTGTTAGCTGGTGCTGGACAAACAAGCAATATTAATGTGGTAGGGATTAGGGGTGGTGGAAATATCACTCTCAATGACAATCTTGCACTCCTGCTTATAGGAAATACAGCTAGGGGGATCGATCCAGATGGCGGTGCCCTCAAACTCTCTGCAGGTCCTGCAAGCACCACAGGAGCAAAGACAGGAAGTACAGATGTCAGACAACTCATCATTCATGCCACTTCTACTAAAGCCGGTAGTGCTGGCCCAGTGATTGTAGATGGAAGTGTGGGAACCCTCATTGTAGGCAAGAATGTCAGTATCGTAGGCAGCAATAATACTAGTGCTGTGAGCTTTAGCACAACTGCTGGGAATGGAAAAGATAGCAGTGGCTCTACTGGAAGCAATAATACACAGGCTAGCCTCTATGGTAATGTGGCTAATGCACAATTTAAGCTAGGAAATACAATCCTAGATAGCAATAACTATGGAATCTATGCAGCACAAAATACTAACATCTCCCTAGCAGCAAACACCACGCTCAATATCACAGCACAACAAGCCTTTGGGGCAGCAAATAATGCAAATCTCAATGTGGCATTGGTAAATAGATCTGTGATTGAGATCCATGGTCAGGGTGGGACCATCAACACCCTAAGCTCAGATAAGGACACTTATGGAGCTGTGGTCTCTCTAGCAGGAAATAAACAAGAGCGAAGCATAAATACCACCTTCCGCACACTCACCATCAAAAACATCACTGCAAATCACGTTGATTTCAAAGTAATGGGCACCACCAAAGATTTAGGAACTGGCAAAAACAATGCCTTTGCTAGCATAGAGGATATTGGCAAAACCACCACAGCAGCAGGCACTGGCAAGACTCAAGGCAGTACTAGCACAGTTGTAGTTGCTGGAGGAAGTGATAGGATCATCATAGAAGGTGCCAATCAAAATAGCACTGCAAGCACTCCCAATGGTGGAGCTAGTGATTCTACCAAGGCGGCAGATAGTGGGAATGGATTTCAGAGAATTTCTGTTACCCAGCCAGGCTCCTTCTCTGTCAGTGGCGCTCTAGCTACCCCTGCGCCTTCAGCTACTCAAACCCCTGCAAATGTGCTCAATGAGACACTTAGCATTGGATTTATTAATGCCAATAGCTCAAGTAAGAGCCCCCAATATGCAGTCCTTGCAGAAGTCAAAAATGGCGCAGCAAATTCTGTGATCTTCAATGGCTTGAATAAGCAAGGAGATACTACAAAAATCACAAGTATCCAAGGCTTTGATCAAGGCATCTTTACTTTGGGTCGCAAAGATGTAAATGGCAATGCTTATTATTACACCAATCTAGCAGATAGAACCATTAGCCTCATGGCAGGAGCAAGGGATGCTACTCTAGCAGCACTTGCTAGTGGATATCAGCTCTATCTAGCCAATATCAATAGCCTCAATAAACGCCTAGGAGAGCTTAGAAATAATCCCAATGCCAATGGTCTATGGATTAGGCTCTTTAATGGTGAGCAGGTTACAAGATTTGCAGTAGATAGTAAATCTCTCTACACCACGCTGCAGGGGGGTTATGACTATGCCTTTGGAAGTGAAGGAGCCAATAACTATCTAGGATTTGCCATTAGCTATGCCAATGCAATCACTAGCACTAAGAACTTTGTGTTTGAAAATCAAGTCTTTGGACTCAAGGATGGCAATAGCAATGCACTGGAAATTGCACTGTATAACTCCTATGTACAAGATGGTGCAAGCAAAGATACCAAATGGCTCAATGGATTTTATAGTGATAGTGTGATAAAGCTAAGCATCATTTCTACATCCCTGCAGATGCAAGGACAGAATAACAAATACAACACCAATAATGCTGCCTTCACCTTCTCAGAGGAGATTGGTTATCGCTTCTTGCTAGGAGAGAATAATGAATGGTATATCACACCACAAGGAGAGGTGGCACTGGGTTATTTCAATAGCAATCAATTCACCCAAGCGCTCAATAATAACACTCTCTTTGGCAAGCAGGAAGCCATTATTACAGTGCGAACTCGTGCAGGTGCTAGCTTTGGCTATAAGTTTGATAAATTCACAGAGGGCAAGGGCTTTAAATCTGAGATTTATCTAGGTACATTCTATAGAGGTACCTATATCAGTGGTGGACAGGTCAACCTAGTATCTGCATATTCTGCCACTACACTCACTCCCTTTGTCTCAGGCAATGGCTTCTTGCTCAATCTGGGGACTAACTTCCTCATCAAAGACCATCACCGAGTCTATATTGACCTAGAGAGAAGCTTTGGTGGCTCCTTCATCACCAATTATCAATTCAATGTGGGATATCGCTATAGCTTTGGTGAGAATAAGAAATATAAACCAAGGATTGGTGTGCAAACACCAAATAGCATCAAAAAAGATGAGAGTAGCACATAA
- the tpx gene encoding thiol peroxidase, which yields MKVKFKSQEISLAGEPKKVNENAPEVTLVGKDLSEVKIGGAQGKYQIINVVPSLDTEVCAIQAKNFNKKASELENASVFVVSVDLPFAQGRFCSTEGIENLTVASDFRDHAFGKEYGLRIGEGPLAGLLTRAVIVVDPHGKIIYQEISEEITHEPNYDAPLKVIH from the coding sequence ATGAAAGTAAAATTTAAATCTCAAGAAATCTCTCTAGCAGGAGAACCAAAAAAAGTAAACGAAAATGCGCCTGAAGTCACTCTCGTAGGCAAGGATCTCTCCGAAGTAAAAATTGGTGGAGCGCAGGGCAAATATCAGATCATCAATGTCGTACCAAGCCTAGATACAGAGGTTTGCGCAATCCAAGCAAAAAATTTCAACAAAAAAGCCAGTGAACTTGAAAATGCCAGTGTCTTTGTGGTTTCGGTGGACCTTCCCTTTGCACAGGGTCGATTCTGCTCCACTGAAGGTATAGAAAATCTCACTGTAGCCAGTGATTTTAGAGATCATGCCTTTGGTAAAGAATATGGCTTGAGAATCGGCGAAGGCCCACTTGCAGGCCTGCTTACAAGAGCTGTGATCGTGGTGGACCCACATGGTAAAATCATCTATCAAGAAATCAGTGAAGAGATCACTCACGAGCCCAACTACGATGCCCCGCTAAAAGTCATCCACTGA
- a CDS encoding AI-2E family transporter has translation MTNSKSLILIILFACITLSTLYLYRFFLVDALIAGLICIATFGLKERLYNILRSNLLATLSIEIFLMLFFVLPLVFLIQQSIMFFSALKAQDILYYFQSSREGIKEILSNFPMITAHIQTLLQNLSAQKIAELSLSVSSYIGSESLHFFMDLGFILLFLFLFFYHGRSIYLGILRALPLNIKQGHHIFEEVSSVLKIVLLTSLVNMILQGLAFGIFLSFFHYKHALILGICYGIASLVPVVGGALVWIPVAGFEIFLGHFQHAIIISLYALIFIAFVIDNVIKPIIITFFNHKLLSKPLKINELIIFFAIFAGFSTFGFWGILLGPAITAFFIALWRLYQRRFKI, from the coding sequence ATGACAAATTCCAAAAGCCTCATTTTGATTATATTATTTGCATGCATCACGCTATCCACACTCTATCTCTATCGTTTTTTTTTGGTAGATGCACTCATTGCGGGACTTATTTGTATCGCCACCTTTGGACTCAAAGAACGCCTCTATAACATCTTGCGCTCAAACCTCCTAGCCACGCTTAGCATTGAAATCTTCTTGATGCTATTCTTTGTCCTGCCTCTGGTGTTTCTCATCCAGCAGTCCATTATGTTTTTTTCTGCGCTCAAGGCCCAAGACATCCTCTATTATTTCCAGTCTAGCAGAGAGGGAATCAAGGAGATTCTTTCCAATTTCCCCATGATTACAGCCCATATCCAAACTCTGCTGCAAAATCTCTCTGCCCAGAAAATCGCTGAGCTAAGCCTTAGTGTTAGCTCTTATATTGGCAGCGAGAGTCTGCATTTTTTTATGGATCTTGGCTTTATTTTGCTGTTTTTATTTTTGTTTTTTTATCATGGTAGGAGCATCTATCTTGGCATCCTGCGCGCTCTGCCCCTTAATATCAAACAAGGTCATCATATTTTTGAGGAGGTGAGCAGTGTGCTCAAGATCGTTTTGCTAACCTCGCTTGTCAATATGATTTTGCAAGGCCTGGCCTTTGGCATCTTTTTGTCATTTTTCCATTACAAGCATGCGCTGATTTTGGGGATTTGCTATGGCATCGCTTCCCTAGTCCCTGTAGTGGGTGGAGCACTTGTATGGATCCCGGTGGCAGGCTTTGAGATCTTTTTGGGACATTTCCAGCATGCCATCATCATCTCACTCTATGCACTCATCTTCATCGCCTTTGTGATTGACAATGTCATCAAACCCATCATCATCACTTTCTTCAATCACAAATTACTAAGCAAGCCCCTCAAAATCAATGAGCTCATCATCTTTTTTGCCATTTTTGCAGGGTTTAGCACATTTGGATTTTGGGGGATCTTGTTAGGCCCTGCAATCACGGCGTTTTTTATCGCTCTATGGCGGTTATATCAGCGCCGCTTCAAAATTTAA
- a CDS encoding outer membrane beta-barrel protein has translation MKKIALAGLLFAAANANTNSSGFFLGLSGGILIGTKTYGGAMEKNQMVLPSTTSVGWNVGVDAGYKQAFSDLNGLKYYISYNYGASYGKGAGGDNNVIQVNANIQETLLVANIDYYHHLSKSLSAYVGVGLGYQAVNPIWKVADNNLFSASNFAIGGSGQGGLALPINVGVNYDFNQKHSLSLGAKLPVLSLDYRLKNVPTGYDVKTNATTSGDGSVKFRGYIVQISYHYKF, from the coding sequence ATGAAAAAAATCGCATTAGCAGGACTGCTCTTTGCAGCGGCAAATGCAAACACCAATAGCAGCGGGTTCTTTTTGGGTCTTAGCGGAGGGATCCTCATTGGCACCAAGACCTATGGTGGCGCGATGGAAAAAAATCAAATGGTGCTACCCTCCACAACGAGCGTGGGCTGGAATGTAGGTGTGGATGCGGGCTACAAGCAGGCTTTTTCTGATCTCAATGGCTTGAAATACTACATCAGCTACAACTATGGTGCCAGCTATGGCAAGGGAGCAGGTGGGGACAACAATGTCATCCAAGTCAATGCAAACATTCAAGAGACCCTACTTGTCGCAAACATCGATTATTATCACCATCTATCAAAATCCCTAAGTGCCTATGTAGGCGTAGGACTGGGCTATCAGGCAGTCAATCCCATTTGGAAAGTGGCAGATAACAATCTCTTTTCAGCTTCAAATTTTGCCATTGGTGGCAGCGGACAGGGTGGCCTTGCCCTCCCCATCAATGTGGGCGTAAACTATGATTTCAACCAAAAGCATAGTCTCTCACTGGGAGCAAAGCTCCCGGTTTTAAGCCTGGATTATCGTCTGAAAAATGTACCAACGGGCTATGATGTCAAGACAAATGCTACTACCTCGGGGGATGGGTCTGTGAAATTCCGCGGCTACATCGTGCAAATCAGTTACCACTACAAATTCTAA